A window from Acidimicrobiia bacterium encodes these proteins:
- a CDS encoding lysophospholipid acyltransferase family protein, which yields MTDAGDREIDLTEAPSAPRISLRRGGELVPLPRRATEPGERPIDGTRRSDVDSWGRSERLRSLTRAAYDPIYRYWFRAEWEGFEHLPREGGALIVANHAGAIPADAPVIMHGIETDLGRPVYGLAEYLFRALPVVGTLWSRGGGVTANPDNAYRLLHDEGQLVLVFPEGTKGTGKHYRDRYQLRRFGRGGFIEIAMRAGVPIVPIAVVGNEESMPILWKSNRMAKLVGLPYFPVTANQLLLGPLGIVTYLPAKFKLRVLPPVHFDVPTDQERYSRSRVMEESERVRMLIQNALYDMLRARRSVWFG from the coding sequence GTGACCGACGCCGGCGATCGTGAGATCGATCTCACCGAGGCGCCGAGCGCGCCGCGCATCTCGCTGCGCCGCGGCGGCGAGCTCGTGCCGTTGCCGCGCCGCGCGACCGAACCGGGCGAACGTCCGATCGACGGCACGCGGCGTTCCGACGTCGACTCGTGGGGTCGTAGCGAGCGTCTCCGTTCGCTGACGCGCGCCGCGTACGACCCGATCTACCGCTACTGGTTCCGCGCCGAGTGGGAGGGCTTCGAGCATCTCCCGCGGGAGGGCGGTGCGCTGATCGTCGCGAATCACGCCGGCGCGATCCCGGCCGACGCGCCCGTGATCATGCACGGCATCGAGACCGATCTCGGCCGGCCCGTGTACGGGCTCGCGGAGTACCTGTTCCGCGCGCTGCCGGTCGTCGGCACGCTGTGGTCGCGCGGTGGCGGTGTGACCGCGAACCCCGACAACGCGTATCGGCTGCTGCACGACGAGGGGCAGCTCGTGCTCGTCTTCCCCGAGGGCACCAAGGGAACCGGCAAGCACTACCGCGACCGCTACCAGCTCCGGCGCTTCGGGCGCGGCGGCTTCATCGAGATCGCGATGCGCGCGGGCGTGCCGATCGTGCCGATCGCGGTCGTCGGCAACGAGGAGTCGATGCCGATCCTCTGGAAGAGCAACCGCATGGCCAAGCTCGTCGGCCTCCCGTACTTCCCCGTCACCGCGAACCAGTTGCTGCTCGGACCGCTCGGGATCGTCACGTACCTCCCCGCGAAGTTCAAGCTGCGCGTGCTCCCGCCGGTGCACTTCGACGTCCCGACCGATCAGGAGCGCTACTCGCGCAGCCGCGTGATGGAGGAGTCGGAGCGCGTCCGCATGCTCATCCAGAACGCGCTCTACGACATGTTGCGCGCGCGCCGCAGTGTCTGGTTCGGCTGA
- a CDS encoding MATE family efflux transporter codes for MALWRRDAHDREILRLALPAFGALAAEPLYVLADTAIVGHLGRDPLAGLAVAGALLSVVFGIFNFLAYATTAAVARRIGAGDRKKAAEQGIDGLWLALGLGIAMTALGLAVAPAVVSAMGASHRIRPDALTYLRISLLGSPAVLIALAGTGYLRGCQDTRTPLAIEVAANVGNLGLELLLVFGLHLGIAGSAWGTVIAQVGAALAYLAIVKRAAHAEHASLRPDRVGIRAAAVVGSHLVVRTGSLLVAFTVSTAVATRIGDAPVAAHEVAFEIWNFLALSLDAIAIAGQAIVGQSLGAGDTVGARASARRMIEWGVLAGIVLGALVALTSPLLAAAFTHDHSVRNATLPILLVVAIMQPMNGVVFVLDGVLIGAGETAYLALAMLAATFVFVPAAILVHTLGGGLVALWGALTLFMVARLVGMGARYLGDHWLVIGAARS; via the coding sequence ATGGCCTTGTGGCGCCGGGACGCGCACGACCGCGAGATCCTGCGGCTCGCGCTCCCGGCGTTCGGTGCCCTCGCCGCCGAGCCGCTGTACGTCCTGGCCGACACCGCGATCGTCGGCCACCTCGGTCGCGATCCGCTCGCGGGCCTTGCGGTCGCCGGCGCGCTGCTCAGCGTCGTTTTCGGCATCTTCAACTTCCTCGCCTACGCGACCACCGCCGCGGTCGCACGCCGCATCGGTGCGGGCGATCGCAAGAAGGCCGCGGAACAAGGGATCGACGGCCTCTGGCTCGCGCTCGGGCTCGGCATCGCGATGACCGCGCTCGGTCTCGCGGTCGCGCCGGCGGTCGTGTCAGCGATGGGCGCATCCCATCGCATCCGGCCCGACGCGCTCACCTACCTCCGCATCAGCCTCCTCGGCTCACCCGCGGTGCTGATCGCACTCGCGGGCACCGGCTACCTGCGCGGCTGTCAGGACACGCGCACGCCGCTCGCGATCGAGGTCGCCGCGAACGTCGGCAACCTCGGACTCGAGCTGCTGCTCGTCTTCGGCCTCCATCTCGGCATCGCGGGATCGGCGTGGGGCACGGTCATCGCACAGGTCGGCGCCGCGCTCGCGTACCTCGCGATCGTGAAGCGCGCGGCGCACGCCGAGCACGCGTCGCTCCGACCCGACCGCGTCGGCATCCGCGCCGCGGCCGTCGTCGGCAGTCACCTCGTCGTGCGGACGGGCTCGCTGCTGGTCGCGTTCACGGTCTCGACCGCGGTCGCGACACGCATCGGCGACGCTCCGGTCGCCGCGCACGAGGTCGCATTCGAGATCTGGAACTTCCTCGCGCTGTCGCTCGACGCCATTGCGATCGCGGGACAGGCGATCGTCGGGCAGTCGCTCGGCGCGGGCGACACCGTCGGCGCGCGCGCATCGGCGCGGCGCATGATCGAGTGGGGTGTGCTTGCAGGCATCGTGCTCGGCGCGCTGGTCGCGCTCACGAGCCCGCTGCTTGCCGCCGCGTTCACGCACGACCACAGCGTGCGCAACGCCACGCTGCCGATCCTGCTCGTCGTCGCGATCATGCAGCCGATGAACGGCGTCGTCTTCGTGCTCGACGGCGTTCTCATCGGCGCGGGCGAGACCGCATACCTCGCGCTCGCGATGCTCGCCGCGACGTTCGTGTTCGTTCCCGCGGCGATCCTCGTGCACACACTCGGCGGTGGGCTCGTCGCACTGTGGGGCGCGCTCACGTTGTTCATGGTCGCCCGGCTCGTCGGCATGGGCGCGCGTTATCTCGGTGATCATTGGCTCGTGATCGGAGCCGCCCGCTCATGA